A stretch of Haemophilus influenzae DNA encodes these proteins:
- the phoR gene encoding phosphate regulon sensor histidine kinase PhoR, with translation MKKILNFIVEINLAIIISLFTSDFILWFAIILLLILAWHHINEYRLLKYLNLKQDNKFSLLQLGTFSQTEAYHRHQIYKEKCASLRLLSQINKNIKYLPDAIIICQHNGNISWCNSIAQQMFDFCWNKKVQKNIFDVIFYEQFKHYFFSQKKRRPLVLLTYNQRYIEVQSHAYNSHMILVIARDITDMIHLLNSRQKFLSNINHELRTPLTVLQGYLEILADNNIQNPLQKKAIFAMQEQSQRMEHLLQQFNFLAKIETTSDKDFRKFDMSAMINSLRKDTDILNTYNHHIEFIIQPNIIIFGNESQLRSAVSNLIYNAIKHSGKQCHIQIQWETCEQGIKFNVIDNGVGISPQHIPHLTERFYRVDESRSHLTGGSGLGLAIVKHTLLQYHSHLNIESTETKGSSFSFIIPKRFVISKNNKEIQ, from the coding sequence ATGAAAAAAATATTGAATTTTATTGTTGAAATAAATTTGGCAATCATTATTTCCTTATTTACTTCTGATTTTATTCTTTGGTTTGCAATAATACTTTTATTAATTTTAGCTTGGCATCATATTAATGAATATCGTTTACTCAAATATCTCAATTTAAAGCAAGATAATAAATTCTCTTTATTACAATTAGGAACATTCTCTCAAACTGAAGCCTACCATCGTCATCAAATTTACAAAGAAAAATGTGCAAGTTTACGTTTGTTATCTCAAATAAATAAAAATATTAAGTATTTACCAGATGCAATTATTATCTGTCAGCATAATGGTAATATTTCTTGGTGTAATTCAATTGCGCAACAGATGTTTGATTTTTGTTGGAATAAAAAAGTCCAGAAAAATATTTTTGATGTTATTTTTTATGAACAATTTAAACATTATTTTTTCAGTCAAAAAAAAAGACGACCGTTAGTACTATTAACTTATAATCAACGTTATATTGAGGTGCAGTCGCACGCTTATAATTCTCATATGATTTTAGTTATCGCTCGAGATATTACAGATATGATTCATTTACTTAATTCACGCCAAAAATTCTTGAGTAATATTAATCACGAGCTACGTACTCCATTAACCGTATTACAAGGTTACTTAGAAATTCTTGCAGATAATAATATTCAGAACCCTCTACAAAAAAAGGCTATTTTTGCAATGCAAGAGCAAAGCCAACGAATGGAACATCTATTACAACAATTTAATTTTTTAGCAAAAATAGAAACAACTTCAGATAAGGATTTTCGTAAATTTGATATGTCAGCCATGATAAATTCTTTAAGAAAAGATACAGATATATTAAATACTTATAATCATCATATTGAATTTATTATTCAGCCTAATATCATTATTTTTGGAAATGAATCTCAACTAAGAAGTGCCGTTTCAAATTTAATTTATAATGCTATTAAGCATTCTGGTAAACAGTGTCATATTCAAATTCAATGGGAAACTTGTGAACAGGGTATTAAATTTAACGTGATAGATAATGGTGTTGGCATATCACCACAGCATATTCCACATTTAACAGAACGTTTTTATAGAGTTGATGAATCTCGTAGCCATTTAACTGGTGGAAGTGGTTTAGGACTAGCTATTGTGAAGCATACTTTATTACAATATCATTCTCATTTAAATATTGAAAGTACTGAAACGAAGGGGAGTAGTTTTTCGTTTATCATACCTAAACGCTTTGTCATATCAAAAAATAATAAAGAAATTCAATGA
- the pstB gene encoding phosphate ABC transporter ATP-binding protein PstB → MISLQETKIAVQNLNFYYEDFHALKNINLRIAKNKVTAFIGPSGCGKSTLLRSFNRMFELYPNQKATGEINLDGENLLTTKMDISLIRAKVGMVFQKPTPFPMSIYDNIAFGVRLFEKLSKEKMNERVEWALTKAALWNEVKDKLHKSGDSLSGGQQQRLCIARGIAIKPSVLLLDEPCSALDPISTMKIEELITELKQDYTVVIVTHNMQQATRCSDYTAFMYLGELVEFGQTQQIFDRPKIQRTEDYIRGKMG, encoded by the coding sequence ATGATTAGTCTACAAGAAACCAAAATAGCTGTGCAAAATCTAAATTTCTACTATGAGGATTTTCATGCATTAAAAAACATTAATTTACGTATCGCTAAGAATAAAGTGACCGCCTTTATTGGTCCTTCAGGTTGCGGTAAATCTACTTTATTGCGGAGTTTTAATCGGATGTTTGAACTATATCCAAATCAAAAAGCTACTGGTGAAATTAATTTAGACGGTGAAAATTTACTCACAACAAAGATGGATATTTCTCTGATTCGTGCTAAGGTTGGTATGGTTTTCCAAAAACCAACGCCATTTCCAATGTCGATTTATGATAATATTGCATTCGGTGTTCGTTTGTTTGAAAAATTATCAAAAGAAAAGATGAATGAACGAGTAGAATGGGCATTGACTAAGGCCGCTCTTTGGAATGAAGTGAAAGATAAATTACATAAAAGCGGAGATAGTTTATCTGGCGGACAACAGCAACGCTTGTGCATTGCTCGAGGGATTGCTATTAAACCTAGTGTGTTGTTGTTAGATGAACCTTGTTCGGCATTAGATCCTATTTCGACTATGAAAATTGAAGAACTCATTACGGAGTTAAAACAAGATTATACTGTGGTTATAGTAACTCATAATATGCAACAAGCTACACGTTGCTCCGACTATACGGCATTCATGTATTTGGGTGAATTAGTTGAATTTGGTCAAACACAACAAATTTTTGATAGACCCAAGATACAACGTACAGAAGATTATATTCGCGGTAAAATGGGGTAG
- the sbcB gene encoding exodeoxyribonuclease I, whose amino-acid sequence MAKDFSFFIYDYESFGVNPATDRPAQFAGIRTDADFNIIGKPIMFYCKQTNDYLPAPEAVMVTGITPQECNEKGLSEPEFAANILAEFSQPNTCVMGYNNIRYDDEMTRYTFYRNFIDPYEYSWKNGNSRWDLLDLVRACYALRPEGINWAYDDDGMPSFRLEKLTKANGIEHENAHDAMADVYATIAMAKLIKEKQPKLFQYFFENRGKKEIEKLVDTGAMTPLVHVSGMLGNYRGNCTWVAPLAWHPTNQNALIVCDLTGDIDNLLAKSADELRTDLYTKKSKLEERGVSSVPLKLVHINKCPILAPAKTLLPETANRLGIDRQLCLDNLAKLRASFDIREKVADIFNEERQFASNDNVETELYNGFFSNADKNNMAILRSLPAEKLSEHGLAFEDKRILELLFHYRARHFYKTLTRAEQIKWKKYRQNKLEKSAVEFESSLQRLAEEHSDNSEKLSLLQQVYEYGIKLLG is encoded by the coding sequence ATGGCAAAAGATTTCAGCTTTTTTATTTACGATTATGAAAGTTTTGGTGTAAATCCAGCAACAGATCGCCCTGCGCAATTTGCGGGTATTCGTACAGATGCTGATTTTAATATCATTGGTAAACCAATAATGTTTTATTGTAAACAAACCAACGATTATTTACCGGCTCCTGAAGCCGTAATGGTCACAGGAATTACGCCTCAAGAATGTAATGAAAAGGGGCTTTCAGAGCCTGAATTCGCCGCAAATATCTTAGCAGAATTTTCCCAACCCAATACTTGTGTCATGGGTTATAACAATATTCGCTATGATGATGAAATGACGCGTTATACGTTTTATCGTAATTTTATTGATCCTTATGAATACAGCTGGAAAAATGGGAATTCACGCTGGGATTTGTTAGATTTAGTGCGAGCCTGTTATGCCTTGCGTCCAGAAGGAATTAATTGGGCTTATGACGATGATGGAATGCCAAGTTTCCGCTTAGAAAAACTCACTAAAGCAAATGGTATTGAGCATGAAAATGCTCACGATGCCATGGCGGATGTATATGCAACTATTGCTATGGCGAAATTAATTAAAGAAAAACAGCCTAAATTATTCCAATATTTCTTTGAAAATCGCGGTAAAAAAGAAATCGAAAAATTAGTTGATACAGGCGCAATGACACCTTTAGTGCATGTTTCTGGAATGCTAGGGAATTATCGTGGAAATTGCACTTGGGTTGCACCTTTAGCTTGGCATCCGACAAATCAAAATGCACTCATTGTTTGTGATTTAACTGGCGATATCGATAATTTATTAGCCAAAAGTGCGGATGAATTACGGACAGATTTATATACCAAAAAATCTAAATTAGAAGAAAGAGGAGTTTCATCTGTTCCGTTAAAGCTTGTGCATATCAATAAATGTCCTATTTTAGCACCAGCTAAAACTTTGTTACCAGAAACAGCAAATCGATTGGGTATTGATCGACAATTATGCTTGGATAATCTTGCAAAATTACGAGCATCTTTTGATATTCGTGAAAAAGTGGCGGATATTTTTAATGAAGAACGTCAATTTGCATCGAATGATAATGTAGAAACTGAGTTATACAATGGCTTTTTTAGCAATGCTGATAAAAATAATATGGCTATTTTACGTAGTTTACCTGCAGAAAAATTATCTGAACATGGTTTAGCTTTTGAAGATAAACGTATCCTTGAATTATTATTCCATTATCGCGCTCGTCATTTTTATAAAACCCTCACACGCGCTGAACAAATTAAATGGAAAAAATACCGACAGAATAAACTTGAAAAAAGTGCGGTAGAGTTTGAATCAAGTTTACAACGTTTAGCTGAGGAACATTCAGATAATTCTGAAAAACTATCTTTGCTACAACAAGTATATGAATATGGTATAAAATTACTAGGTTAG
- a CDS encoding DUF5655 domain-containing protein: MKIFTSKKGQLSQLKQQKFKLEKDIQRLFEENLTLLSGYIFIRSEFSIKNSRIDTLAFDPETQAFVIIEYKRQQNSSVVDQGISYLNLMLEYKADFIVEYNEKQKAPLKRNDVDWSQSKVIFVSPTFNDFQIQATNFKDLPIELWEVNRFDNDIITLNIINKSKSAPNIKAVSIEKNEEFSTLKEIKVYQESDHLSDKSDFIQELYEDFKQGILNLDPNIEINTRKLYIAFKKDRNIADIRIQQKNLKIWINLPYGELDDPKNLAKNVSNTGHWGNGDYEITIESTQYLEYIMSLIKQAIKD, from the coding sequence ATGAAAATCTTTACATCAAAAAAAGGACAATTATCACAGCTGAAGCAGCAAAAATTTAAGCTGGAAAAGGATATTCAGCGTTTATTTGAAGAAAATCTTACCTTATTAAGTGGCTATATTTTTATTCGCTCAGAATTTTCTATTAAAAATTCGCGTATTGATACCTTAGCTTTTGATCCTGAAACTCAAGCCTTTGTCATTATTGAATATAAAAGACAACAAAATTCTAGTGTGGTTGATCAAGGGATTTCTTATCTTAATTTGATGCTTGAATATAAAGCTGATTTTATTGTGGAATATAATGAAAAGCAAAAAGCCCCACTTAAAAGAAATGATGTGGATTGGTCACAATCTAAGGTGATTTTTGTTTCACCTACTTTTAATGATTTCCAAATTCAAGCCACAAATTTTAAAGATTTACCTATTGAATTATGGGAAGTTAATCGCTTTGATAATGATATTATTACGCTCAATATTATTAATAAATCAAAATCAGCACCGAATATTAAAGCTGTTTCTATTGAAAAAAATGAAGAATTTTCTACATTAAAAGAAATAAAAGTTTATCAAGAATCTGATCACTTAAGTGATAAATCAGATTTTATTCAAGAACTATACGAAGATTTTAAACAAGGCATTTTAAATTTAGATCCTAATATCGAAATTAATACTAGAAAACTTTACATTGCATTCAAAAAAGATCGAAATATTGCAGATATTCGTATCCAACAAAAGAATTTAAAAATTTGGATTAATCTTCCTTATGGAGAGTTAGACGATCCTAAAAATTTAGCAAAAAATGTATCTAATACTGGTCACTGGGGGAATGGAGATTATGAAATCACCATTGAAAGCACCCAATATCTTGAATACATTATGAGTTTAATTAAACAAGCTATTAAGGATTAA
- the pstC gene encoding phosphate ABC transporter permease subunit PstC, which produces MLTKSRKYFNQTWIESLFKQTTALFALLVFILLAAILISLVIGSWESIKRFGGSFLLETYWDPVQEQYGAIIPILGTLITAGIALFIAVPISFGIAIFLTELAPNWLKRPISIAIEMLAAIPSIIYGMWGLFVFVPLFQEHIQPVLIDNLGNLPGLELFFSGVPFGVGLFTAGLVLAIMIIPFIASVMRDVFSIVPPMLKEGAYGLGATTWEVVRQVIVPHTRIGLVGSVMLGLGRALGETMAITFIIGNSFQLPNSLFSPSTSIASAIANEFNEAGGLQKSALMELGLLLFVITTMVLILSRLMITKMQQTKGK; this is translated from the coding sequence ATGCTCACAAAAAGTCGGAAATATTTTAATCAAACATGGATTGAATCATTATTCAAACAGACTACGGCATTGTTTGCTTTGCTTGTGTTTATTTTACTTGCTGCTATTTTAATTTCTTTAGTCATAGGAAGCTGGGAAAGTATTAAACGTTTTGGTGGGAGTTTTCTATTAGAAACATATTGGGATCCTGTACAAGAACAATATGGGGCAATTATTCCTATTTTAGGTACGCTTATTACGGCGGGTATCGCATTATTTATCGCAGTACCCATTTCATTTGGTATTGCTATTTTTTTAACGGAGCTAGCTCCCAATTGGCTAAAACGTCCTATAAGCATTGCAATTGAAATGCTAGCTGCAATTCCTTCTATTATTTACGGAATGTGGGGGTTGTTTGTTTTCGTTCCATTATTTCAAGAACATATTCAGCCAGTACTAATTGACAATTTGGGGAATTTACCTGGATTAGAATTATTTTTTTCTGGCGTACCTTTTGGTGTTGGTTTATTTACGGCAGGATTAGTGCTTGCCATAATGATCATTCCTTTTATTGCATCCGTAATGCGGGATGTCTTTAGTATAGTACCACCAATGTTAAAAGAAGGTGCTTATGGATTAGGTGCAACCACTTGGGAAGTGGTTCGACAAGTGATTGTACCACACACTAGAATAGGGCTTGTTGGGAGTGTGATGCTAGGATTGGGAAGAGCATTGGGCGAAACAATGGCTATCACTTTTATTATAGGTAATTCGTTTCAATTGCCTAATTCCTTATTTTCACCTTCTACCTCAATCGCATCTGCTATTGCTAACGAATTTAATGAAGCAGGTGGATTACAAAAATCTGCATTGATGGAATTAGGATTACTTCTCTTTGTTATCACAACTATGGTATTGATTTTATCAAGATTAATGATTACAAAAATGCAACAAACAAAAGGGAAATAA
- the pstA gene encoding phosphate ABC transporter permease PstA: MKTNQNLRFYWRKTHNKLMLGLSYISVIIGLFWLCWILFTLITKGIPALSIDLFTQSTPAPNEKGGLLNALIGSFFIVGAGTLIGTPIGVLAGTYLAEYGRYSRFAQITRFLNDILLSAPSIIIGLFVYSLYVSKIEHFSGWAGAFALALLLIPIVVRTTDNMLLLVPNNLREAAAALGCSQWQVIMMICYRAAKSGILTGVLLAVARISGETAPLLFTALSNQFLSWNMNEPIANLPVVIYQYAASPFTDWNNLAWAGAALITLFVLCLNIFTRLFFQHKK, from the coding sequence ATGAAAACTAATCAAAACTTGCGTTTTTATTGGCGTAAAACACACAATAAATTAATGTTAGGGCTTTCCTATATTTCAGTCATTATCGGCTTATTTTGGTTGTGTTGGATATTATTCACTCTAATTACCAAAGGCATTCCAGCTTTATCAATTGATTTATTCACACAATCTACCCCTGCCCCTAATGAAAAAGGGGGATTGTTAAATGCACTGATTGGTTCGTTTTTTATTGTCGGTGCGGGTACATTGATAGGCACGCCTATAGGGGTATTGGCAGGAACGTATTTGGCAGAATATGGTCGTTATAGCCGTTTCGCACAAATTACCCGTTTTCTTAATGATATTCTTCTTTCTGCCCCTTCTATTATTATTGGTTTGTTTGTTTACAGCTTATATGTATCAAAAATCGAGCATTTTTCAGGGTGGGCTGGAGCATTCGCATTAGCTTTATTGCTTATTCCTATCGTGGTACGCACTACGGACAATATGTTATTACTTGTACCAAATAATTTACGTGAAGCAGCGGCAGCTCTTGGTTGCTCTCAATGGCAAGTTATTATGATGATTTGTTATCGAGCAGCTAAATCAGGGATTTTAACTGGCGTGCTATTAGCAGTTGCCCGAATTTCAGGAGAAACTGCACCGCTATTATTTACCGCTCTGTCTAATCAATTTCTATCTTGGAATATGAATGAACCTATCGCAAATTTACCTGTAGTTATTTATCAATATGCAGCAAGTCCTTTTACAGATTGGAATAATCTAGCTTGGGCAGGTGCAGCTCTAATAACATTATTTGTGCTTTGCTTAAACATTTTCACTCGACTCTTCTTTCAACATAAAAAATAA
- the phoB gene encoding phosphate regulon transcriptional regulator PhoB, producing MTRKILIVEDECAIREMIALFLSQKYYDVIEASDFKTAINKIKENPKLILLDWMLPGRSGIQFIQYIKKQESYAAIPIIMLTAKSTEEDCIACLNAGADDYITKPFSPQILLARIEAVWRRIYEQQSQFIQIDELSIDENAQRVFFQQQEINLSSTEFKLLHFFMRHPEKVYSREQLLNRIWHNDLEVEYRTVDSYIRRLRRNLAPFQCEHYIQTVRGSGYRFSSYLRDKQ from the coding sequence ATGACGAGAAAAATTCTGATAGTTGAAGATGAATGTGCAATCCGTGAAATGATCGCACTGTTTTTATCTCAAAAATACTATGATGTGATTGAAGCGAGCGATTTCAAAACAGCGATAAACAAGATAAAAGAAAATCCTAAACTAATATTATTGGATTGGATGCTACCTGGTCGTTCAGGTATACAATTTATACAGTATATTAAAAAGCAAGAAAGCTATGCTGCGATTCCCATTATTATGCTTACAGCTAAAAGTACAGAAGAAGATTGTATTGCCTGTTTAAATGCAGGGGCTGATGACTACATCACTAAACCCTTTTCACCTCAAATTTTATTAGCTCGCATTGAGGCAGTATGGAGGAGAATTTATGAACAACAAAGTCAATTTATACAAATCGATGAACTTTCCATTGATGAAAATGCTCAGAGAGTGTTTTTCCAACAGCAGGAAATTAATTTAAGTAGTACAGAATTTAAATTGTTACATTTTTTTATGAGGCACCCTGAAAAAGTTTATTCTAGAGAACAATTGTTAAATCGTATTTGGCATAATGATCTAGAAGTTGAATATCGCACTGTTGATAGCTATATTCGCCGTTTACGCCGTAATTTAGCTCCTTTTCAATGTGAACATTATATCCAAACAGTTCGAGGATCTGGTTATCGATTTTCTAGTTATTTACGAGATAAACAATGA
- the pstS gene encoding phosphate ABC transporter substrate-binding protein PstS yields the protein MKKNLIIVLTLGTLPFAQANSITGAGASFPYPIYAKWASLYEKETGNKVNYQSIGSGGGQQQIIAKTVDFGASDDPMKSELLQQHQLVQFPAVIGGIVPVVNLPEIKPGKLKLSGKLLAEIFLGKIKKWNDPDLVALNPTLPLPNKNIIVIHRSDGSGTTFGFTNYLSKVSNDWKNQVGEGKSVKWLTGQGGKGNEGVASYVRQMKYSIGYVEYAYAKQNQLAWISLQNQAGQFVQPSNESFMAAASHAKWHEKAGMGVILTNETGEKSWPITAASFILLNKYSDNPETTKNVLAFFDWAFSRGQDAATELDYVPIPADVVSTIKSQWKTELKQ from the coding sequence ATGAAAAAAAATCTTATTATCGTTTTAACCTTAGGTACGTTACCTTTTGCTCAAGCTAATAGCATCACTGGTGCTGGAGCGTCTTTCCCTTATCCAATTTATGCGAAGTGGGCATCTTTATATGAGAAAGAAACTGGGAATAAAGTTAATTATCAATCCATCGGTTCGGGCGGCGGACAACAGCAAATTATTGCAAAAACGGTTGATTTTGGTGCCTCTGACGATCCAATGAAATCCGAATTATTACAACAACACCAACTAGTCCAATTCCCTGCGGTTATCGGTGGTATAGTGCCTGTTGTTAATTTGCCTGAAATTAAACCTGGTAAATTAAAGTTATCAGGTAAGCTGTTAGCAGAAATCTTCCTTGGTAAGATTAAAAAATGGAACGATCCTGACTTAGTTGCATTAAATCCAACGCTTCCTTTACCAAATAAAAACATTATTGTGATTCATCGTTCAGACGGCTCTGGAACAACATTTGGCTTCACTAATTATCTATCTAAAGTTTCGAACGATTGGAAAAATCAAGTTGGTGAAGGTAAATCAGTGAAGTGGTTAACAGGTCAAGGTGGAAAGGGGAATGAGGGAGTTGCTTCTTATGTTCGCCAAATGAAATACAGCATTGGTTATGTAGAGTATGCCTATGCCAAACAAAATCAGCTTGCTTGGATTTCATTACAAAATCAAGCAGGGCAATTTGTACAGCCTTCTAATGAAAGTTTCATGGCAGCTGCAAGTCACGCAAAATGGCACGAAAAGGCAGGAATGGGTGTTATATTAACCAATGAAACGGGGGAAAAATCTTGGCCAATTACGGCGGCGAGTTTTATTTTATTAAATAAATATTCTGACAATCCTGAAACAACTAAAAATGTATTAGCCTTTTTTGATTGGGCATTCTCAAGAGGGCAAGATGCGGCAACTGAATTAGATTATGTGCCAATTCCAGCTGATGTGGTGTCTACCATTAAAAGTCAATGGAAAACAGAGCTAAAACAATAA